From a region of the Ficedula albicollis isolate OC2 chromosome 1A, FicAlb1.5, whole genome shotgun sequence genome:
- the ATF4 gene encoding cyclic AMP-dependent transcription factor ATF-4, which produces MSFLNNEMLLGDSISPFSQPCSVAEESLGLLDDYLEVAEPLGSHGFSSDKAKAVSSNWLAVDSIGNTIDSSQEDAFSGMEWMVEKMDLKEFDFDALLGMEHLEATVSPDELMATLEDTCDLFNATIQEFHNKELPLINNVITHVPESPVGADPAAPLTSLWSFPLCPGSLSSTPDHSFSLELGSEVDVLEGERKREFPTVVVVITKSEKEEENHSDDSGICMSPDSYLGTPQHSPTNSVGSPNGIQSPADAPCGSVRPKPYDDPAEKVVSAKVKGEKKIDKKLKKMEQNKTAATRYRQKKRAEQEALSGECRELEQKNQALKEKADSLSKEIQYLKDLIEEVRKAKGKRARVPE; this is translated from the exons ATGAGCTTCTTGAACAACGAGATGCTGTTGGGGGATTCAATATCCCCCTTCAGCCAGCCGTGTTCGGTGGCTGAGGAAAGTCTGGGACTCCTAGATGACTACCTGGAGGTGGCCGAGCCCCTCGGTTCGCATGGGTTCTCCAGCGACAAGGCTAAGGCAGTCTCCTCCAATTGGCTTGCTGTGGACAGTATAGGCAACACCATAGATAGCAGTCAGG AGGATGCCTTCTCTGGCATGGAGTGGATGGTGGAGAAGATGGATCTGAAGGAATTTGATTTTGATGCTCTGTTAGGTATGGAACATCTGGAAGCCACCGTCTCACCAGACGAGCTGATGGCCACGTTGGAAGACACGTGTGATCTATTTAATGCTACCATCCAGGAATTTCACAACAAAGAACTTCCACTGATAAATAACGTAATCACCCATGTCCCCGAATCCCCAGTTGGGGCCGATCCAGCAGCCCCACTGACTTCCCTTTGGtcttttcccctctgcccagggtcTCTGAGTTCCACTCCAGATCACTCATTTAGCTTAGAACTAGGTAGTGAAGTGGATGTtctggaaggagaaagaaagcgGGAGTTCCCCACTGTTGTGGTGGTGATCACAAAGTctgagaaagaggaggagaacCACTCTGATGACAGTGGAATATGCATGAGCCCAGACTCCTACCTGGGaaccccccagcacagccccaccaaTTCGGTTGGATCCCCCAATGGCATCCAGTCCCCTGCAGATGccccctgtggctctgtgcgGCCCAAACCATACGATGATCCTGCAGAGAAGGTAGTGTCAGCAAaggtgaaaggagaaaagaagataGATAAGAAACTAAAAAAGATGGAGCAGAATAAGACAGCTGCCACACGTTACCGGCAGAAGAAGAGGGCGGAACAGGAGGCACTGTCTGGGGAGTGCAGAGAGTTGGAGCAGAAGAACCAGGCCCTGAAGGAGAAAGCAGATTCCCTTAGTAAGGAAATTCAGTACTTAAAAGATCTGATAGAAGAGGTCCGCAAGGCCAAGGGCAAAAGAGCTAGAGTCCCCGAGTAG